A region of the Neomicrococcus lactis genome:
ATGTGGACGGCGAGGTCAGCCTCGCGGACATGCGCGGCGTCCTGATCAGCGTCCGAATACACGGCGACTGATCGAATGCCCATCTTCTTCAGCGTGCGCATGACACGGCGCGCGATTTCTCCGCGGTTAGCAACAAGGACGGTGGAGAACATGTGTCACATCCTGAAGAGACCAAAAGAGGTCTCGCGTAGAGGGGTGCGGGAGACAACGTCTAGTGCCAGGCCCACCACGCGGCGCGTGTCTGCGGGATCGATAATGCCGTCATCCCACAATCTGGCCGTGGAATAATAGGGGTTGCCCTGGTCTTCGTACTGTTGGCGAATGGGTGCACGGAAGGCCTCTTCTTCTTCAGCGCTCCACGTGGCGCCCGTCGCTTCAAGGCCATCGCGCTTGACGGTGGCCAAGACGGAACTTGCCTGATTGCCGCCCATGACGGAAATGCGGGCGGCGGGCCACATCCACAAGAACCGTGGGCTGTACGCGCGGCCGCACATGGCGTAGTTGCCTGCGCCGAAAGAACCACCAATAATCACCGTGAGCTTGGGGACGCGGCAGGAGGCCACGGCGGTCACGAGCTTCGCGCCATCCTTGGCGATGCCGCCGGCTTCCGCGTCCTTGCCCACCATGAATCCGGAGATGTTCTGGAGAAACAGCAGCGGAATGCCGCGCTGATCGCACAGCTCAATGAAGTGCGCACCCTTGAGTGCGGACTCGGAAAACAACACACCGTTGTTGGCCACAATGCCCACGGGAAAACCGTGGATATGGGCGAATCCGGTGACCAAGGTTTCTCCGTAGTTCGCCTTGAACTCGTGGAACTCGGAACCGTCAACCAGGCGAGCGATGACCTCGTGAACGTCATAGGACGCGTTGACGTCCGTGGGCACCACACCGTAGAGCTCTTCGGGATCAAACAGCGGAGCTTGGACCGTCTTCACGTCGATGACCGGGGCTGGCGTCTGTGGAAGTGACTCCACGATATTCCGCACGATTTCCAGTGCGTGCTCGTCATTGTCTGCGAGGTGGTCTGCAACCCCGGAAACTTTGGCGTGCAGGTCGCCGCCACCCAGCTCCTCTGCCGTCACCACTTCGCCAATAGCCGCTTTCACCAGCGGAGGACCACCCAAGAAAATGGTGCCTTGATTGCGGACAATCACGGTCTCATCACTCATGGCCGGCACATACGCGCCGCCAGCCGTGCAGGAGCCCATGACTGCTGCGATCTGCGGGATCTTTGCTGCCGAGAGATTGGCCTGGTTATAAAAGATGCGGCCGAAGTGTTCGCGATCCGGGAAGACTTCATCCTGCTTGGGCAAGAACGCGCCGCCGGAGTCCACCAAATAGATGCACGGCAGCTTGTTTTCGAGGGCAATTTCTTGAGCGCGCAAATGCTTTTTGACGGTCATCGGGTAATAGGTGCCGCCCTTGACTGTGGCGTCATTGCACACAATCATGACGTGGCGACCTTTGACC
Encoded here:
- a CDS encoding carboxyl transferase domain-containing protein, which codes for MEQLESSVDSAGEAFLVNDAAQRGLVAELKERLARVALGGSEASRERHVARGKLLPRERVNRLLDDGSPFLEVAPLAAEGMYDGDSPAAGVIAGIGLVKGRHVMIVCNDATVKGGTYYPMTVKKHLRAQEIALENKLPCIYLVDSGGAFLPKQDEVFPDREHFGRIFYNQANLSAAKIPQIAAVMGSCTAGGAYVPAMSDETVIVRNQGTIFLGGPPLVKAAIGEVVTAEELGGGDLHAKVSGVADHLADNDEHALEIVRNIVESLPQTPAPVIDVKTVQAPLFDPEELYGVVPTDVNASYDVHEVIARLVDGSEFHEFKANYGETLVTGFAHIHGFPVGIVANNGVLFSESALKGAHFIELCDQRGIPLLFLQNISGFMVGKDAEAGGIAKDGAKLVTAVASCRVPKLTVIIGGSFGAGNYAMCGRAYSPRFLWMWPAARISVMGGNQASSVLATVKRDGLEATGATWSAEEEEAFRAPIRQQYEDQGNPYYSTARLWDDGIIDPADTRRVVGLALDVVSRTPLRETSFGLFRM